In one Musa acuminata AAA Group cultivar baxijiao chromosome BXJ2-5, Cavendish_Baxijiao_AAA, whole genome shotgun sequence genomic region, the following are encoded:
- the LOC103986466 gene encoding mannose-specific lectin 3 gives MAVPFLLVSIALSSVLFFLATLSSANDSNVLLTGDVLGTDSQLYYPGATFVMQGDCNLVLYNKGRGFESNTHGEGVNCTLSLGDRGQLVITSSAGFTVWTSGVAGNAKTGKYAAVLRPDGEVAVYGPAVWSTPDFRFGAAGPNEAELAAIPMVDNLLFSSQVLDGGSNLATRDYTFVMKDDCNLALIKGGTIVLWQSGTAGKGLNCFLRLDHLGQLAVVDDHKYKTLWTSKNVSSEGDYVLILQITGQAVVYGPVVWSTSQAN, from the coding sequence ATGGCAGTCCCATTTCTCCTCGTCTCGATCGCTCTCTCCTCCGTCCTTTTCTTCCTCGCCACCCTTTCCTCCGCCAATGACAGCAATGTCTTGCTCACCGGCGACGTCCTCGGCACCGACAGCCAGCTCTACTATCCCGGCGCCACCTTCGTGATGCAAGGTGACTGCAATCTCGTCCTCTACAACAAGGGCCGCGGCTTCGAGTCCAACACCCACGGCGAGGGCGTCAACTGCACACTCTCGCTCGGCGACCGCGGCCAGCTCGTCATCACCAGCTCCGCCGGCTTCACCGTGTGGACCTCCGGGGTCGCTGGCAACGCCAAGACCGGCAAGTACGCAGCCGTCCTCCGACCCGACGGCGAAGTGGCCGTCTATGGCCCCGCGGTGTGGTCGACCCCTGACTTCCGCTTCGGCGCCGCCGGGCCCAACGAGGCGGAGCTGGCCGCCATTCCCATGGTGGATAACCTGTTGTTCTCGTCCCAGGTTCTCGACGGTGGTTCTAACCTCGCGACCAGGGACTACACCTTCGTCATGAAGGACGActgcaacctggctctgataaagGGCGGGACCATCGTTCTGTGGCAGTCCGGGACGGCGGGCAAAGGCCTCAACTGCTTCCTCCGGCTGGATCACCTAGGGCAGCTCGCCGTCGTAGACGACCACAAGTACAAGACCCTTTGGACCAGCAAGAACGTATCAAGCGAAGGAGACTATGTGCTTATCCTCCAAATCACCGGACAAGCTGTCGTCTACGGACCTGTGGTCTGGTCAACCTCGCAAGCCAACTGA